The DNA window CGGCCACCCTCTTCCTCGACTTTGGAGACACCCCGCCGGACTACAAGGCCGGGCAGTTCATCAACATCGACCCCCACCAGTTCCTCGCGCTCGGCCGGCTGTCGGCCTACCTCCAGGAGCAGAAGGGGCGCAAGGAGCCGCAGCGCTCGTACTCGATGGCCTCCGCGCCCCACGAGCGGCACGTGGCCATCACCGTGAAGGACGAGGAGTTCATCCCCGGCCTCACCCGCTACCCGCCGCTCCTGTCGCCCCTGCTCGTCCACGGCCGGCTCACGGGCGCGCGCATCAAGGTGCTGGGCTTCATGGGGCCCTATGTCCTGCCCGACGACGTGGAGCAGCGCACCGGGCACATCGTCCACCTGGTGGCGGGCTCGGGCGCGGTGCCCAACTTCGCCATCCTCAAGGACGCGCTGCACCGGAACCTGAAGCCTCGGCACACCGTCCTCATGTCCAACAAGACCTGGAGCGACGTGCTCTACCGCGAGGAACTCGAGGCCCTCGAGCGCCAGCACCCGGACCGCGTCCGCCTGGTCCACACGCTCACCCGGGAGCTGGACGAGTCGCGCTTCAGCGCGTCCGTGCGCAAGGGACGCATCCACCAGGCGCTCCTGGAGGAGCTCATCCCGGACCGGGAGACCTGCCTCGTCTACGCGTGCGGCCCGGCGATTACGCCGTGGGACCGGCGCAAGGCGCTGGAGACGCGCACGCCCGCGACGCCGCGCTTCATGGAGACGGTG is part of the Myxococcus landrumus genome and encodes:
- a CDS encoding oxidoreductase → MSAAEAAPSRSRKPVEYEVTVDRVRMDTHDTATLFLDFGDTPPDYKAGQFINIDPHQFLALGRLSAYLQEQKGRKEPQRSYSMASAPHERHVAITVKDEEFIPGLTRYPPLLSPLLVHGRLTGARIKVLGFMGPYVLPDDVEQRTGHIVHLVAGSGAVPNFAILKDALHRNLKPRHTVLMSNKTWSDVLYREELEALERQHPDRVRLVHTLTRELDESRFSASVRKGRIHQALLEELIPDRETCLVYACGPAITPWDRRKALETRTPATPRFMETVLGHLHSLGIEDKRIRRETYG